GTCTTAACAGAAGTATCTAAGGCTTCAAGAAGCAATGCAGTCCCTAGTCCCAGCAATCCTCCCAGGAAAAAACCAACAGCCAAGTTAAACGCTTTGCGGGGAGAAACCGGTTCTTTGGGCTCTAATGCTGCTGCAATAATGCGGACATTACCAATATTCTGGTTCTCACTAATCGTAATTTGCTGCAACGCTTTCAATAACTCTTCATAAGTCGTTTGAGCTACGATTCTATCCCGTTCAAGAGCAATTAATTGCTGCTCTAATTTAGGTATTACGCCTTGTCGACGTTTGTTTTCAGCTTGTGTTTGAGCCAGAGACAACACTTGTTTCTCCAAACCTAAACGATCCACTTCAGCTTGGACCAAAGCATCCGTCAAAGATTGTCGAGATTCTCCTGCTTGTAGATTACGAAGAGGCTGAGGTTGACTGGTCTCGACAATCTGGCTTGTTTGCTCACCTAATACGCCTTTAAGAGCAGTTCTTCTATCTTTAAGGTCAAGAATGGTGGGATGGTTAGGTTGAAATACTTTTAGGGCTTCAGCAAGTTTTCGCTCGTTCTCTTGGTAGTTAGCCAAGGCTTGTTGAACCACTGTCGATTGGCTCAAAGCATTGATGTCTTCCCCTTGCTGGGGAGAAAGCCCCAACTTATTTCTAAGGGCACGGCTTTTTGCCCTTGCATTAATTAGGAGACTTTGCATCTTAGCCGTTTCTTGGTAAAAGTTGCCTTCAACCTCTACAGAAACCTTAGCTTCTTCTTCTAAGGCAATAATTCCGTTCGCTTCCTTAAACCGTCGTAAGGATAGATCCAGATTTCTTAGTTTTGCGGCAATCTCTGGAACCTGTTTTTCAATAAACACCCTTGCGGAGGCCGCTTCAGCTCGGTTCGTCTCAATATTGTTCTTGAGATAGTCATCCATCAGCCGATTCACAACATCAGCAGACTCTTTAGGATCAATGCTTTTGTAGGTAACGTTTAAGACATCAGTATCTTTAACATTAAAAACCGTCAAGGCTTCCATGAAATCCTTGGTTTCTAGGGGGGAATCCTTATCATCGACTAACTTCAACGCAATAATAGTTTGTCGTAAAATCGGCTCTGAGCGAATAATTTCCGCTTCTGTCTGGACCGGACTACTCTTGGTAGACAATGCTTCTAAGCCACCCAGCCCCCCAATTTCCAAATCAGAAATTGATGCACCACTTTGCTTCTTAAGTAAAAGCTTGCCCTCAGCCTCATATACAGGCTTTTGCAAAAATGTTGCCAATGCGGTCAGAACAAAAACCGAGCCAAATACAGCTGTTGCAGGTATCCATCGACGTCTGAGTATGCGGAGGTAGTTGCGGATATCGATGTTTTCATCTGTATACTCATTACTCATTGGCGATATAGGGGTCTTCTCAATTCAATTCAGAGCAAAGGGTTGAAGCTAATTTAGCTGTCAGGTTTCCAAATAGCAAATTTTTTTGAAGGCTACCATCTCAACTTCTCTAGCATGGAACATTGCTTTTTGCATTAAATCATTCTTCGGTGAAGATTTGAGCAGTAGAGCTGGATGTCCAACAATTGGCACATGCTTGGTATTCCCCCATTTTGGTCAAAAAAATTACTGGGCAGCTTGAGGAATGATTGTATTCCGTTCCCAGAAAATTTCTTGGGCAAATCCTTGAATAGCTGGATGAGAGTCAGCTAGCTCAATCCGTCGTTCGGACAACAAGCAATACTCCTCATCAAGTTCGATGCCGATAAACTGTCTATGCAGTTTTTTAGCAACCACAGACGTTGTGCCACTACCCAAGAAAGGATCAAGCACAATATCTCCAGGGTTACTACTGGCCAGCATTAGCTTTGCAACTAATTTCTCACTTTTTTGAGTGGGATGATCAGTATTTTCGGGCATTGACCAAAAAGGGATAGAAATATCAGTCCATAAATTAGACGCAAAGGTATCTCTAAAGTTGCCATTTTCAGTTTGAGACCAATCTTTAGGAGAACCATCCGGATGTCGATAGGGAGCTAGTACCCTTCGCCGCTGTTTCACAGCCTGGCTATTAAAGGTATATGAGTTCGAATTTGTGCAAAACCAAATATCTTCGCTCGCATTTTTCCAATTTGAACGGGCTCCTCTGCCTTTCTCGCGCTCCCAAGTGATCCGGTTACGAACCTGAAAATGAGATGTAGCAACCGTGAAAATTGAAGCAGATGAGAACCAATCTCCACAGATGTAGATTGAGGCATCAGGATGTAATAGGGGTTTCAGCTTACAACAAACATGATCTAACCATTCGGTATAAGCTGCGACAGACTGCTTGGTGAAGGTTCGACCATTGAAGACTTTATTCAGGTTGTAAGGTGGGTCAAGAATCAACAAATTGACGCTGCTTTGAGGGAGTTTGGGAGCTATGTCGAGGCAGTCTCCTTGAATCGTAATATCGATACTTGGCGATGTTTTTGTGAAATTTTTGACGAGTTTCAATCTCAATCGCTCACGATCTGCCGTACTGAGGGTCAATGTACGGTTCATAGGGGCTCTTTTTTTTTGCGTTTGAGGTAGGTCTGACATAATTCAGGTGTCTTCCCTATATAAGCAGTTCCAAGAGGGAGCCTAGCACCTAAACTAATTAAAGTTAGCCCAATTTCCACGAATTTTGATGAACAAAGCAGACCTGACAAAAGCGATTTATGACACGTCTCATATTACAGGTGAGTTTTTACTGCGATCGGGGCAAGTCAGCCATGAATATTTTGACAAATATTTATTTGAAGCAAATCCAACTTTATTGAAAGCCATTGCTGAATATCTCGCAACGATGATTCCTACCCCTGTTGATGCTCTAGCAGGTTTGGAAATGGGCGGCATTCCCATCGTGGCCATGTTATCTCAAATCAGCGGATATCCTTCCCTCTTCGTCAGAAAAAAGGCTAAGCCTTATGGTACCTGCAAACTAGCTGAGGGAGGAGAGATTCAGGGAAAACGGCTCGTCATCATTGAAGATGTGGTGACGTCTGGCGGACAGATCAAGCTTTCAGCCCAAGACTTGCGATCCCTAGGTGCTACGGTGACGGATGTCATGTGTGTCATTGATCGCGAAGCGGGTGGACAAGCCAATCTGGCGGCTGAAGGTTTAACACTCCATCCTCTATTTACGATGACAGAGTTAAAGCAGTCAGCTCAGTAGTCCCTCAACCTTCTATGGCTGATTGTCAAAGAATTGCTCAATAATATGGACCGGATGCAACTGTTGAATTCAATAGTGGATTGAGAAATAGTGATACGGCTTTTCAAATTACTCCCTGTTAGTCTGGCAAGGAAAATTGCGGGATTGATGATGCGATCGCATCTACCGATCACGGTATTCCTATGTTTTTCACTCTTGACCGGATGTAGCTTCTTCTCAATATTCACCCAATCCAATGTTGACCATCTAGCCCTTGGCAATCCTAGTCAAGCCAGAGTCGTCTTAGCCGACAGTAATAACTATTTGATGAAAAAGCCTCAATTTGCCCTTTCCTACAACCGCAGCAAGGGAATTCCCAACTGGGTGAGTTGGCAGCTCGATCAAACTTGGTTAGGAGATGTCGAACGTCGCAACGATTTTCGAGCGGATCAAAGCTTACCGCCAAAATGGGAGAAAGTGGATGCGAGAGACTATACCCGGAGTGGCTATGACCGAGGGCATATGACCCCTTCTGGCGATCGAACCAATTCAGAAGTCAACAATTCTGCGACCTTCGTCATGACCAATATTGTTCCTCAGCGGCCAGATAACAACCGAGGGCCATGGGTTGACCTCGAAAACCACTGTCGGGATTTAGTGGATGAAGGCAAAGAACTGTTTATTATTGCGGGAGGATATGGGAAACGAGCTGCGATCGCAAAAGGGAAAGTCATTCCTCCCCAAAATCTTTGGAAAATTATCGTCGTCATGGATGAGACCACATTAGGTATAAACGGTATTTCTGCCAATACTCCAGTGATCGCCGTCGATATCCCCAATAAGCAAGGCATTAAATCCCATGAATGGCAACGGTACATCGTCACCGTCGATCATTTAGAACAAGAAACGGGTTATGATTTCCTGCCAAATATCCCTGAATCTATTCAAACAAGATTAGAAAGTCAGAAAGCTACATTAAATTCATGAGAGACCATACTGCTAACATCGTACTCAGTGCTTTTCCATAATCTGAAACCCTGCAGCAGACACGGCAATAGGGACAGCTGAATATGATAAGATTCTCTGATGGCTCCTGCCGAGTTTAATCCTACCCTGACAAAATCTAAGCCCATTCCGGTCAGTTTATGGTATCCCTCCAACCACCAAGTATCAGCTCATCCACTCCAATAATGGAGACCTCCCCCAACCAGCAAATACTTCCACTATCTGCCGAAATCGATAAAGCAGGACAGATGGTAATTGGTGGATGCTTTGTTACCGAACTCGTTAAGCAATTTGGCTCTCCTTTATACATCGTAGATGAACTGACCCTGAGGACTGCCTGCCAACAGTATCGTCTCGCATTTCAAAAATTCTATCCTGGTCCATCCCAAATCCTCTACGCCTCCAAAGCCTGGAGCTGCATGGCTATCTCTGCACTAGTGGCTAAAGAGGGTTTAGGACTAGATGTGGTATCAGGGGGTGAACTGTACACCGCCTTACAAGCAGGCGTAGATCCTGAAACTATCTATTTTCACGGCAATAACAAATCAGTTACTGAACTAGAAATGGCCCTGTCATGTGGCTGTACCATCATTGCGGACAACTGGCTCGAACTAGAGCAACTTACAGAGCTTCTTTCCTCAATCGACACCCTGCCAAACCCTCCCCGGGTCATGCTAAGAATCACACCTGGCATTGAATGTCATACCCATGAATATATTCGAACGGGACATCTAGATAGTAAATTCGGTTTCGACCCCAATCAAATTGATCAGGTCTTGTCTTTTGCTCAGAAAACCCCTCAAATCGCTTGGGTTGGCTTTCATGCTCATATCGGGTCTCAAATCTTCGAGCTGCAACCTCATCAAGATCTAACCAGCGTCATTGTCGAGTGGTTAGCCAAAGCACAGGCTCTAGGCCTACCCATGGACGAACTCAACATTGGCGGCGGTCTAGGTATTCGTTATGTTGAGTCAGATGACCCTCCCAGCATCACTCAATGGTCAGAGATCGTCTGCAACGGCATTTCGCAAGCCTGTAAGACAGCCAATATCCCATTCCCGAAGCTACTCTGCGAGCCAGGACGCTCTCTAGTAGGTACATCCTGCATTACTGCTTACAAAGTTGGAGCCAAAAAGAACATTCCCGATATTCGTACCTACCTTTCTGTAGATGGTGGAATGTCTGATAACCCCCGCCCCATTACATACCAATCTGTTTACAGTGCTGCCATTGCCAACCACATGGATTCTTCCGCCACAGAGATCGTTACCATCGCAGGTAAACATTGTGAATCCGGGGACATTTTACTAAAAGATATCGCTCTCCCCCCAGCCAACCCGGTGATGTTCTGGTCGTAATGGGAACCGGAGCATACAATTACAGCATGGCATCCAATTACAATCGAATATCCCGACCTGCTGCTGTACTTGTGCAGGACGGAGACGCAAGCTTAATTCTTAAAAGAGAAACTTTTCAAGACCTCATTCGTCAAGATTGTCTGCCAAGGCATTTAGAGCAATAGCTGGTTAAATTTCATAGCGATAACCAAGCTTGCCCTCTATTTACTAATATTGCACTGATTACTGATAACGCTAAACTGACATAGGTATACGAGAAGGTTAGGCCAAAGGCATGGACGGGGTTAAGGAATGGCTGATAAACCATGACTGGGTTCAGACCTTCCGTTCCTTAATTGATATCAGCCTTGCTTTAGCTTTAACTTATATGCTGCTTCTCGTCATTGCTGAGCGGCGAACCCTATGGATGGTAAGAGGTGTCGTTTTTCTCGTTCTAGCAACCGTTGCTAGCAAGCTACTGCAATTCAATTACCTCAATCAGTTACTCACCTTCTTACTCATTGGCTCTGCGGTAGCCATGGCCGTCATTCTTCAGTCAGAAGTCCGACGCTTTCTGGAGCAATTGGGGAGAGGCGAACTGTTAAAAATGCTACGTCCTGCACAGCAGGTCACCCAAAATCCCGATAACATCATTGATGAAATTGTCGACGCAATAAAAGAACTCTCCCAAAATCGGACGGGTGCTTTACTCATCATTGAAACTCGAAATATTCCGATTGATGAACGAGACTTTTCAGTGCCAGGAATTAAGTTAAGTGCAGAAATTTCTCGGGAGATAATCCAAACCATCTTTCAGACAACCACCTTATTACACGATGGTGCCCTATTAATCCGAGGCGATCGAATCATATCAGCTGGCGTTATTCTACCTATTTCCGAGCAGACCGCATCTCGCCAACTCGGTACTCGACATCGTGCTGCGATGGGGATCACCGAACGGGTTGACAACTGTGTATGCATCGTTGTTTCTGAAGAAACTGGATCTATCTCATTAGCAGAACAAGGTATACTTAGACGCCCTTTAACCAGCAGTAAGTTGAGGGAATTGTTGGCTGATCGATTAATCTTATCTGTGGATAGAGAAGTTGTTACCCCAAGCTTGAGAAGTTTAGGCAGGAAAATCAGAAAACAAGTCTTTTCTTTGCTTTCTCTCATATTCCCATTGCTCAAATCTCGCAAGAATATATGACATTAAATTCAAGCCTTCCAAAGCAACTCCCTTCAGATTTAGATGTTCAGCGACTACCTAAACATGTCGCCGTCATCATGGATGGTAATGGACGATGGGCCAAGCAGAGAGGATTACCCCGCATTATCGGACATCGTCGTGGGGTAGATACCCTTAAGTCTCTTCTCCGCTGTTGTAAAGATTGGGGCGTACAAGCACTCACAGCATATGCTTTTTCCACAGAGAATTGGGGACGTCCTCTTGACGAAGTGGAATTCTTGATGATGCTATTTGAGAGGGTTTTACGTCGCGAACTACAAGAGATGATCGATGAAGGCGTGCAAATACACTTTGTCGGTGATTTAGAAGCTTTACCGTTGACACTACAAACAGAAATACAGCGGGCTATGGCTGCGACCAAAGATAATCACACCATCAAATTTATCATCGCCACTAATTACGGAGGTCGTAGAGAAATTATCCAAGCATGCCGCGACATTGCTTCTAAAGTTCAACATAATCAAATCCATCTAGATGATATTGATGAAAGTTTATTTGAACGGCATCTTTATACAGCTGGAATCATTGATCCAGACCTGTTAATTCGAACCAGCGGAGAAATGCGGGTGAGTAACTTTCTCTTGTGGCAAATGGCCTATGCTGAGCTCTACGTTACCAAAACCTTATGGCCAGATTTCGATCGGGATGAGTTCCATCAAGCACTCAGAGATTTCCAAGATAGGCATAGAAGATTTGGCAAGGTCAACTAATTATTCAATAAAAATTACATGTTTTTTGCACAAATCAATAATTAGGCAAGGAATAGTACTCGCTAAGGACCTGAGAACACTGCATCTTCAATATCTTGGCGACTTAAAGAATACTTAAAAGTTCGTTGAATATCACGTTCAGTGGAAGCCGCCGGCACATACAAAACAGACAACTCCTCA
The Acaryochloris marina S15 genome window above contains:
- a CDS encoding GumC family protein gives rise to the protein MSNEYTDENIDIRNYLRILRRRWIPATAVFGSVFVLTALATFLQKPVYEAEGKLLLKKQSGASISDLEIGGLGGLEALSTKSSPVQTEAEIIRSEPILRQTIIALKLVDDKDSPLETKDFMEALTVFNVKDTDVLNVTYKSIDPKESADVVNRLMDDYLKNNIETNRAEAASARVFIEKQVPEIAAKLRNLDLSLRRFKEANGIIALEEEAKVSVEVEGNFYQETAKMQSLLINARAKSRALRNKLGLSPQQGEDINALSQSTVVQQALANYQENERKLAEALKVFQPNHPTILDLKDRRTALKGVLGEQTSQIVETSQPQPLRNLQAGESRQSLTDALVQAEVDRLGLEKQVLSLAQTQAENKRRQGVIPKLEQQLIALERDRIVAQTTYEELLKALQQITISENQNIGNVRIIAAALEPKEPVSPRKAFNLAVGFFLGGLLGLGTALLLEALDTSVKTVQEAKELFDYTVLGNIPLLKDAEKMTRKGLDRPTPDLVVRESPRSSVSESYRMLQANLKFLSSDHHVQVFVVTSSIPKEGKSTVVANLALALGELGHRVLVIDADMRRPSQHQVWELPNTLGLSNVLVEQKDWHEAIRPEDDQLDILTAGVTPPNPVPLIDSHHMAVLLEEFHQAYDYVLIDSPPLAVAADALLLGKMTDGILLVTRPGLVDSGSAQSAKDALERSGQKVLGLVINGVIPENEPDSYYYYYAQDYYGENSGGEQSKAKKKKKKADVNAVERS
- a CDS encoding DNA methyltransferase; the encoded protein is MNRTLTLSTADRERLRLKLVKNFTKTSPSIDITIQGDCLDIAPKLPQSSVNLLILDPPYNLNKVFNGRTFTKQSVAAYTEWLDHVCCKLKPLLHPDASIYICGDWFSSASIFTVATSHFQVRNRITWEREKGRGARSNWKNASEDIWFCTNSNSYTFNSQAVKQRRRVLAPYRHPDGSPKDWSQTENGNFRDTFASNLWTDISIPFWSMPENTDHPTQKSEKLVAKLMLASSNPGDIVLDPFLGSGTTSVVAKKLHRQFIGIELDEEYCLLSERRIELADSHPAIQGFAQEIFWERNTIIPQAAQ
- the pyrE gene encoding orotate phosphoribosyltransferase, giving the protein MNKADLTKAIYDTSHITGEFLLRSGQVSHEYFDKYLFEANPTLLKAIAEYLATMIPTPVDALAGLEMGGIPIVAMLSQISGYPSLFVRKKAKPYGTCKLAEGGEIQGKRLVIIEDVVTSGGQIKLSAQDLRSLGATVTDVMCVIDREAGGQANLAAEGLTLHPLFTMTELKQSAQ
- a CDS encoding DNA/RNA non-specific endonuclease is translated as MRSHLPITVFLCFSLLTGCSFFSIFTQSNVDHLALGNPSQARVVLADSNNYLMKKPQFALSYNRSKGIPNWVSWQLDQTWLGDVERRNDFRADQSLPPKWEKVDARDYTRSGYDRGHMTPSGDRTNSEVNNSATFVMTNIVPQRPDNNRGPWVDLENHCRDLVDEGKELFIIAGGYGKRAAIAKGKVIPPQNLWKIIVVMDETTLGINGISANTPVIAVDIPNKQGIKSHEWQRYIVTVDHLEQETGYDFLPNIPESIQTRLESQKATLNS
- the cdaA gene encoding diadenylate cyclase CdaA, coding for MDGVKEWLINHDWVQTFRSLIDISLALALTYMLLLVIAERRTLWMVRGVVFLVLATVASKLLQFNYLNQLLTFLLIGSAVAMAVILQSEVRRFLEQLGRGELLKMLRPAQQVTQNPDNIIDEIVDAIKELSQNRTGALLIIETRNIPIDERDFSVPGIKLSAEISREIIQTIFQTTTLLHDGALLIRGDRIISAGVILPISEQTASRQLGTRHRAAMGITERVDNCVCIVVSEETGSISLAEQGILRRPLTSSKLRELLADRLILSVDREVVTPSLRSLGRKIRKQVFSLLSLIFPLLKSRKNI
- a CDS encoding isoprenyl transferase, which gives rise to MTLNSSLPKQLPSDLDVQRLPKHVAVIMDGNGRWAKQRGLPRIIGHRRGVDTLKSLLRCCKDWGVQALTAYAFSTENWGRPLDEVEFLMMLFERVLRRELQEMIDEGVQIHFVGDLEALPLTLQTEIQRAMAATKDNHTIKFIIATNYGGRREIIQACRDIASKVQHNQIHLDDIDESLFERHLYTAGIIDPDLLIRTSGEMRVSNFLLWQMAYAELYVTKTLWPDFDRDEFHQALRDFQDRHRRFGKVN